From one Felis catus isolate Fca126 chromosome E2, F.catus_Fca126_mat1.0, whole genome shotgun sequence genomic stretch:
- the ZNF835 gene encoding zinc finger protein 835, with translation MEGLSTMATPQGPEVGETREQEGRFKDRQENQKSCLKQEAAAPGEEPARDGVQERGELGGVPGTGRSPPRPQAGGRPRRRGAPRKNPKPKKAGSGEEERGGGGPRKPWTCGDCGKAFSYCSAFTLHQRTHTGERPFACADCGKAFSQSVHLTLHRRTHTGERPYACPECGKAFSQGSYLASHWRTHTGERPHRCADCGKAFARPTHLAQHRRVHTGERPYACGQCAKAFRNRSSLLEHQRVHTGEKPYACARCQKAFRFSSALIRHRRTHTAERPYACGQCAKAFTQLAHLAQHRRVHTGEKPYACPECGAPFSQSASLAEHRRIHTGEKPYACAQCGKAFTQVSHLAQHRRVHTGERPYACADCGRAFSNRSHLAQHRLVHTGARPYRCPECGAAFGHVSSLIEHQKIHTGEKPYRCGDCGKAFSQGSSLTLHRRTHTGERPYACPECGKAFSNRSYLIQHHIVHTGEKPYECGGCGKAFSFSSALIRHQRTHADGRPCPRARCGHPATPLPYPTGPPGSPREEEPGGGSDPTQSATDRQKDELMPNGDL, from the coding sequence ATGGAAGGACTCTCGACCATGGCCACTCCCCAGGGCCCCGAGGTGGGGGAAACCCGGGAACAAGAGGGTCGGTTCAAGGACCGGCAGGAGAACCAGAAAAGCTGTTTGAAGCAAGAGGCCGCGGCCCCCGGGGAAGAGCCCGCCAGGGACGGTGTGCAGGAGCGGGGCGAGCTCGGCGGGGTGCCGGGAACCGGCCGGAGTCCTCCCCGGCCCCAAGCCGGCGGCCGGCCCCGGAGGCGCGGCGCGCCCAGGAAGAACCCGAAGCCGAAGAAGGCGGGCTCCGGCGAGGAGGAGCGAGGAGGGGGCGGCCCCCGGAAGCCGTGGACGTGCGGGGACTGCGGCAAGGCCTTCAGCTACTGCTCGGCCTTCACCCTGCACCAGAGAACCCACACCGGCGAGAGGCCGTTCGCGTGCGCCGACTGCGGCAAGGCCTTCAGCCAGAGCGTCCACCTGACGCTCCACCGGCGCACGCACACGGGCGAGCGGCCGTACGCGTGCCCCGAGTGCGGCAAGGCCTTCAGCCAGGGCTCCTACCTGGCGTCGCACTGGCGCACGCACACGGGCGAGCGGCCGCACCGCTGCGCCGACTGCGGCAAGGCCTTCGCGCGCCCCACGCACCTGGCGCAGCACCGGCGCGTGCACACGGGCGAGCGGCCGTACGCGTGCGGCCAGTGCGCCAAGGCCTTCCGCAACCGCTCGTCCCTGCTGGAGCACCAGCGCGtgcacacgggcgagaagccgtACGCGTGCGCGCGCTGCCAGAAGGCCTTCCGCTTCTCCTCGGCGCTCATCCGCCACCGGCGCACGCACACGGCCGAGCGGCCGTACGCCTGCGGCCAGTGCGCCAAGGCCTTCACGCAGCTCGCGCACCTGGCGCAGCACCGGCGCGtgcacacgggcgagaagccgtACGCGTGCCCCGAGTGCGGCGCGCCCTTCAGCCAGAGCGCCTCGCTGGCCGAGCACCGGCGCAtccacacgggcgagaagccgtACGCGTGCGCGCAGTGCGGCAAGGCCTTCACGCAGGTGTCGCACCTGGCGCAGCACCGCCGCGTGCACACGGGTGAGCGGCCGTACGCGTGCGCCGACTGCGGCCGCGCCTTCAGCAACCGCTCGCACCTGGCGCAGCACCGCCTCGTGCATACGGGCGCGCGGCCCTACCGGTGCCCGGAGTGCGGGGCGGCCTTCGGGCACGTGTCGTCCCTCATCGAGCACCAGAAGAtccacacgggcgagaagccctaCCGCTGCGGGGACTGCGGCAAGGCCTTCAGCCAGGGCTCGTCGCTGACGCTGCACCGGCGCACGCACACGGGCGAGCGGCCCTACGCGTGCCCCGAGTGCGGCAAGGCCTTCAGCAACCGCTCCTACCTGATCCAGCACCACATCGtgcacacgggcgagaagccctaCGAGTGCGGCGGCTGCGGCAAGGCCTTCAGCTTCTCCTCCGCGCTCATTCGGCACCAGCGGACGCACGCCGACGGGAGGCCGTGTCCGCGCGCCCGCTGCGGCCACCCCGCCACCCCGCTGCCGTACCCGACGGGGCCCCCGGGCTCCCCCCGGGAGGAGGAGCCAGGCGGCGGCAGCGACCCCACACAGAGTGCCACAGACCGGCAGAAGGACGAGCTGATGCCTAACGGGGACCTCTGA